The following coding sequences lie in one Tichowtungia aerotolerans genomic window:
- the gatA gene encoding Asp-tRNA(Asn)/Glu-tRNA(Gln) amidotransferase subunit GatA: MTDLNTKTISELSELLAAGECTSVDIVNDVLSAIDERDGRVGAYLTLDREAALEQAEAADEARAGGQTGALLGIPLAIKDLLNVKGQPCTCASKMLEGYTAPYDATVIARLREAGAILLGRVNMDEFAMGSSTENSALGKTCNPWNFDHVPGGSSGGSAASVAADEAIASLGSDTGGSIRQPAAFCGCVGLKPTYGMVSRYGLTAFASSLDQIGPVTKTVKDAALLLEAIAGHDQKDSTSVDVDVPMFGKKLTDDHSLAGMKLGLPKEYFVEGMDPEVEQAVRDAVEHCKNLGAEIVDVSLPNAKYAIAVYYIIATAEASANLARFDGIRYGMRLDGKDPIELYGKTRAAGFGSEVKRRIILGTYVLSSGYYDAYYLRAQKVRTLIRNDFIEAFRQCDAIIAPVTPTPAYKIGEKSADPLKMYLDDILTTPVNLAGICGMSIPCGFSSGGLPIGLQILGDSFKEENILKVGHAYEQTTDWHKRKPAIQPV, encoded by the coding sequence ATGACAGACCTGAACACAAAAACAATTTCTGAATTGAGCGAACTGCTGGCCGCCGGGGAGTGTACCTCCGTCGACATCGTCAATGATGTGCTGTCCGCTATCGATGAACGCGATGGCCGGGTTGGTGCTTATCTGACCCTTGATCGTGAAGCTGCGCTGGAGCAGGCCGAGGCCGCTGACGAGGCGCGCGCCGGTGGACAAACCGGAGCTTTGCTGGGCATTCCGCTGGCGATTAAGGACCTCCTGAACGTGAAAGGGCAGCCCTGTACCTGTGCTTCTAAAATGCTGGAGGGCTACACCGCTCCGTATGACGCCACGGTCATCGCCAGGCTGCGCGAAGCCGGCGCCATTCTGCTGGGGCGCGTCAATATGGATGAGTTTGCAATGGGGTCGAGCACAGAAAATTCGGCGCTCGGAAAAACCTGCAATCCCTGGAATTTCGATCACGTGCCCGGCGGATCCTCCGGCGGGTCCGCCGCCAGCGTTGCAGCGGACGAAGCCATTGCGTCGCTCGGTTCAGACACCGGCGGATCCATCCGCCAGCCCGCCGCCTTCTGCGGCTGCGTCGGCCTCAAACCGACCTACGGGATGGTGTCGCGTTACGGCCTGACCGCATTCGCCTCTTCGCTCGATCAGATCGGTCCGGTTACCAAGACGGTTAAAGATGCCGCGCTGCTTCTCGAAGCGATTGCCGGGCACGACCAAAAAGATTCCACATCGGTCGATGTGGACGTTCCAATGTTTGGAAAAAAACTGACAGACGACCACAGTCTCGCCGGCATGAAGCTCGGCCTGCCGAAAGAATATTTTGTGGAAGGCATGGATCCGGAAGTGGAGCAAGCGGTGCGCGATGCCGTCGAGCATTGTAAAAACCTCGGCGCAGAAATCGTCGATGTCAGCCTGCCGAATGCGAAATATGCAATTGCTGTGTACTACATTATTGCCACCGCCGAAGCCTCCGCCAACCTCGCGCGCTTCGACGGCATCCGCTACGGCATGCGCCTCGACGGAAAAGATCCGATTGAGCTTTACGGCAAAACCCGCGCCGCCGGATTCGGCTCTGAAGTGAAACGCCGCATTATTCTCGGCACCTACGTTCTGAGCAGCGGTTACTACGATGCCTATTACCTGCGCGCCCAGAAGGTGCGGACACTCATTCGCAACGACTTCATCGAAGCTTTCAGACAGTGCGACGCCATTATTGCTCCGGTTACGCCGACCCCTGCTTATAAGATCGGTGAGAAGAGCGCGGACCCGCTCAAGATGTACCTCGACGATATTCTGACGACGCCGGTCAATCTGGCGGGCATTTGCGGCATGAGCATTCCGTGCGGGTTTTCATCCGGCGGCCTGCCGATCGGCCTGCAGATTCTCGGTGACTCGTTCAAAGAGGAGAATATTCTCAAAGTCGGCCACGCCTACGAGCAGACCACCGACTGGCACAAACGGAAGCCTGCGATTCAGCCGGTCTGA
- the gatC gene encoding Asp-tRNA(Asn)/Glu-tRNA(Gln) amidotransferase subunit GatC, giving the protein MSDANHMDVSYVANLARIELTDEEAVLFQGQLDQVLEYVEQLNELDVSDVQPTAHAVPLVNVLRADEPGVSLDNDTVTANAPAARDGQILVPKINEQF; this is encoded by the coding sequence ATGTCAGACGCAAATCATATGGATGTTTCGTACGTCGCCAATCTCGCGCGGATTGAGCTGACCGACGAGGAGGCAGTGCTCTTTCAGGGGCAGCTTGATCAGGTGCTTGAATACGTTGAGCAGCTCAACGAGCTGGACGTATCGGACGTGCAGCCGACCGCGCACGCCGTGCCGCTGGTCAACGTCCTGCGTGCCGACGAACCGGGCGTCTCTCTCGATAACGATACGGTTACGGCCAACGCTCCTGCCGCGCGCGACGGTCAGATCCTTGTCCCTAAAATCAACGAGCAGTTTTAA
- a CDS encoding redox-sensing transcriptional repressor Rex translates to MSQIERKTAGVPTLKRLPLYLRLLRQMQAAGDEYASGAVVAKELGLDPIVVRKDLAITGAVGRPRLGFQMDEIITAIEDFLGWSNTTDAFLAGIGNLGTALLGYQGFEQHGMRIVAVFDANPDLIGQTIHGKTILDIKKLPTLAKRMHVQIGIITATASVAQGIADSMIEGGIRGIWNFTPTKLSVPDHVTLQREDLASSLAVLSHRLLIGHRSIKS, encoded by the coding sequence ATGAGTCAAATCGAACGAAAAACTGCCGGAGTGCCAACCCTGAAGCGCTTACCACTGTATCTGCGTCTGCTGCGACAGATGCAGGCCGCGGGCGATGAATATGCCTCCGGCGCAGTGGTCGCCAAGGAACTCGGACTCGACCCGATTGTCGTTCGAAAAGATCTGGCGATTACCGGCGCAGTCGGACGGCCGCGCCTGGGTTTTCAGATGGACGAAATTATCACGGCGATTGAAGATTTTCTCGGATGGTCCAACACCACCGATGCTTTTCTGGCCGGGATCGGAAACCTTGGAACCGCTCTGCTCGGGTACCAAGGGTTTGAACAGCACGGCATGCGCATTGTGGCCGTGTTTGATGCCAACCCAGACCTGATTGGCCAGACCATACACGGCAAGACCATACTCGATATTAAAAAGCTGCCGACCCTCGCCAAGCGGATGCACGTGCAGATCGGCATTATCACCGCAACCGCATCCGTCGCTCAGGGAATTGCCGACTCGATGATCGAAGGCGGAATCCGTGGAATCTGGAATTTCACGCCCACCAAGCTCAGCGTCCCGGACCATGTCACCCTGCAACGCGAAGATCTCGCCTCCAGCCTCGCCGTGCTCTCACACCGCCTGCTCATCGGCCACCGCTCAATAAAGTCGTAA
- a CDS encoding helix-turn-helix domain-containing protein, whose translation MHLEHCKRAFLLIRNDRLSVKEAAERTGFCDAYHFSKVFKKTYGFPPGLITRFFKPQS comes from the coding sequence CTGCATCTCGAACACTGCAAGCGCGCCTTCCTGCTGATCCGGAACGACCGCCTCAGCGTCAAGGAAGCGGCCGAACGAACCGGCTTCTGCGATGCCTATCATTTTTCCAAGGTGTTTAAAAAAACCTACGGCTTCCCGCCCGGCCTGATCACCCGTTTTTTCAAGCCGCAAAGTTAA
- a CDS encoding H-type lectin domain-containing protein: MLFQLFAASSLAVASVAAGSQVQFTDSFMVTADTWDLNLQLDARQSGTLATQTYAKAGCDDWQIQMNDEVAAVRIYPTAGNTAPRVSLNHDFSETGEFHLHMTVEPYTSSYCFVNLGGIQGVHLPSAGISLRFYSNGDLKLFSGGSEVTAAAASLSGTSVFAVDVYISTPPGFDGGGTARVHARVNGEIWDMNGTAAGYAHETDGFADNFITFGAYASSYQQAWIRELSLYDRTPLHGVGWWHGYTGTNDAVGLQGIEELSPAYFQERIPYYGEITGKDSSVFGSDTQAEMDQQLDYAIAAGIDYIVWDTYPPRYVGENNLNDYGLQMYLASSRRSQVSFCVDMMGSGFSYWEYGMKDWFLNLMTNSAYFKVLDGRPLIYVFNLPSYISAGSYSNVAYMLEDLSAASIAQGTGDPYIVGTCWTYNEITNAVAHFGETIDSYSRYAGGVTGYSSWNAYRDEASHRYLPQASTGWDPFPRQENCAAWNDGYPRGPWKTEAAPDRIVEMLQDARNWVNDFPLSAEVPLVHSFGWNDCSEGARIVPSLFKGVDRINAFATATGADGVNAAFELGAATLNDSWTTISFTNVYDYPPVVILGPPSYSGTSPVSTRIRNVTRTNFQAKVQEWECDDGSHMNETVHWLAIPPGTYTIDGQKVVAAKAWVTDDLRLFEDEFYATDNPNTQDVNYNIDVDSDKLRQKGFSAYEQVIDYVCGPNGSDWQQQMPNGSSYFRLYANNNLASVSPDVSFSDTGRFRIETETKVGSAEYNVISFGAQNSNDANPSGGFALRIYSNGDIRCWAEGQELTAAATNLTAAQYQVALQVDTPSAFDGSGTATIRLTVNGMPIDLNGTAAGLVHTQDGLSSNYITLGTYSSGSVKDGCFYSLKLYDENQFTFVPTEAFSSSPVVLAQVETDYNTNAVAPRVCSVSTNGFLVHLQSQETNTLFASDAYQVHSGEITGFVLMEPGQSDSSAFEVGTATGIYSGDKWISYSAAPLTNPRIFASLNTFNNEDPTVLRHENLGSYGVHLRGQEETSYDAEQTILPTETAGWVVFQD; this comes from the coding sequence ATGCTGTTTCAGCTTTTTGCCGCATCAAGTCTTGCGGTTGCTTCGGTCGCTGCCGGTTCTCAGGTTCAGTTCACGGACAGCTTTATGGTGACAGCCGACACGTGGGATCTCAATCTTCAGCTGGATGCCCGGCAGAGCGGTACGCTTGCCACGCAGACCTATGCGAAAGCCGGTTGCGATGACTGGCAGATTCAGATGAATGATGAAGTTGCCGCTGTGCGCATTTACCCGACGGCGGGCAACACGGCGCCGCGTGTTTCGCTCAATCATGATTTTTCAGAAACCGGCGAGTTCCATCTGCACATGACGGTTGAGCCGTATACATCATCGTACTGCTTTGTCAATCTGGGAGGCATTCAGGGCGTTCATCTTCCCTCTGCCGGAATTTCGCTTCGTTTCTATTCCAACGGGGACCTGAAGCTTTTTTCAGGAGGAAGCGAGGTGACTGCGGCTGCCGCTTCCCTTTCCGGAACATCTGTTTTTGCCGTGGATGTCTACATCAGTACGCCGCCGGGGTTTGACGGCGGGGGCACCGCCCGGGTCCATGCGCGCGTTAACGGCGAGATCTGGGATATGAACGGAACCGCTGCCGGGTATGCCCATGAAACCGATGGATTTGCCGACAACTTTATCACATTCGGCGCATATGCTTCTTCTTACCAGCAGGCGTGGATTCGGGAGCTGTCCCTTTATGACCGGACTCCGCTGCATGGTGTCGGATGGTGGCATGGATACACAGGAACAAACGATGCCGTCGGCCTGCAGGGAATCGAGGAGCTGAGTCCGGCTTATTTCCAGGAACGGATTCCCTACTACGGGGAGATTACCGGTAAAGACAGCAGCGTGTTCGGGTCGGATACGCAGGCTGAAATGGACCAGCAGCTGGATTATGCGATTGCTGCGGGAATCGACTATATCGTTTGGGATACCTATCCGCCGAGGTATGTCGGAGAAAACAACCTGAATGATTATGGGCTGCAGATGTATCTTGCAAGCAGTCGCCGGTCGCAGGTTTCATTCTGCGTAGACATGATGGGCTCCGGGTTTTCTTATTGGGAATACGGAATGAAAGACTGGTTCCTGAACCTGATGACGAATTCCGCTTACTTCAAGGTGCTGGACGGTCGGCCGCTGATTTATGTTTTCAACCTGCCGTCCTACATCAGTGCCGGATCCTACAGCAACGTGGCCTACATGCTGGAAGATCTGAGCGCCGCATCCATCGCTCAGGGGACCGGAGATCCTTACATTGTGGGAACCTGCTGGACCTATAATGAAATCACTAATGCCGTGGCGCATTTCGGGGAAACGATAGATTCCTATTCCCGCTATGCCGGCGGAGTCACCGGATATTCTTCATGGAACGCATACCGCGACGAAGCTTCCCACCGATACCTGCCGCAGGCTTCGACCGGCTGGGATCCGTTCCCCCGGCAGGAAAACTGCGCGGCGTGGAATGACGGTTATCCCAGGGGGCCGTGGAAAACAGAAGCTGCGCCGGACCGGATTGTCGAAATGCTTCAGGATGCCCGTAACTGGGTGAATGACTTCCCGCTGTCCGCGGAAGTTCCGCTGGTTCATTCATTTGGATGGAATGACTGTTCGGAAGGCGCCCGGATTGTTCCGTCATTGTTTAAAGGGGTTGACCGGATTAATGCCTTTGCGACGGCAACCGGGGCGGACGGTGTGAATGCGGCCTTTGAGCTTGGAGCCGCAACGCTGAATGACAGCTGGACGACAATCAGCTTCACGAATGTTTATGATTACCCGCCCGTCGTGATCCTGGGTCCGCCTTCTTACAGTGGAACCTCTCCGGTATCGACAAGGATTCGCAATGTAACCCGCACCAATTTCCAGGCGAAGGTGCAGGAGTGGGAGTGCGACGACGGATCGCATATGAACGAAACGGTCCACTGGCTGGCCATCCCGCCGGGAACCTACACGATTGACGGACAAAAGGTGGTTGCAGCCAAAGCCTGGGTCACGGACGACCTGCGCCTCTTTGAAGACGAATTCTATGCAACGGACAACCCGAATACGCAGGACGTAAACTATAACATCGATGTGGATTCGGATAAGTTGCGACAGAAAGGTTTTTCGGCGTATGAGCAGGTGATCGACTATGTCTGCGGACCGAACGGAAGTGACTGGCAGCAGCAGATGCCGAACGGAAGTTCATATTTTCGCCTGTACGCAAACAATAATCTCGCCAGTGTTTCGCCGGATGTCAGTTTCTCGGACACCGGGCGCTTCCGGATCGAAACCGAAACCAAAGTCGGGTCGGCCGAATACAATGTCATTTCTTTCGGAGCTCAGAATTCAAATGACGCGAACCCGTCCGGCGGTTTTGCCCTGCGCATTTACAGCAACGGCGATATCCGGTGCTGGGCCGAGGGGCAGGAACTGACCGCCGCTGCCACCAACCTGACCGCTGCCCAATATCAGGTTGCACTGCAGGTCGATACACCGTCTGCGTTTGACGGCAGCGGAACGGCAACGATCCGGCTGACGGTTAACGGCATGCCGATTGATTTGAACGGGACTGCTGCCGGGTTGGTTCATACACAGGACGGGCTGAGCAGCAATTACATTACATTGGGAACATACAGCTCCGGCAGCGTGAAAGACGGTTGTTTTTACAGCCTCAAGCTGTATGATGAAAATCAGTTTACATTTGTGCCGACGGAGGCATTTTCTTCCTCTCCGGTTGTTTTGGCGCAGGTGGAGACCGATTACAACACCAATGCAGTTGCTCCCCGGGTGTGCAGTGTCTCCACTAACGGCTTCCTCGTTCATCTGCAGTCGCAGGAAACAAATACTCTGTTCGCATCCGATGCCTATCAGGTTCACTCGGGCGAGATCACCGGCTTTGTACTCATGGAGCCGGGGCAGTCGGACAGTTCAGCGTTTGAGGTCGGAACTGCAACCGGAATCTACAGTGGAGACAAATGGATCAGTTACAGCGCCGCTCCGCTCACCAATCCACGCATTTTCGCTTCGCTGAATACCTTCAACAACGAGGATCCGACAGTTCTGCGGCACGAAAACCTTGGATCCTACGGTGTTCATCTGCGCGGACAGGAAGAGACCTCGTATGATGCAGAGCAAACCATTTTGCCAACAGAAACCGCCGGTTGGGTTGTTTTTCAGGATTAA
- a CDS encoding sulfatase-like hydrolase/transferase, giving the protein MKSKLLLFLFSSAVALGATKPNIVFVLADDVSAKDLRCYNEHGIKLPTIEKMAEEGVMFQTAWAAPVCGPSRAILQTGKYPFKQGYFENHVEPNIRLWRNPRHQLVGQVLKKAGYVNAWYGKIHFGGTPVNYGFDEYCTTQWWDGYDGPFQSPKKTTAGMYSVSWYWHPGLLENGKGLQTGSEDFGPQIESERILDFITRHKDRPFFVYWPSNLPHMAHQGGTPMNGNWFYPDVPVCDASGKPTGKKEKGTLASNMQFLDRKLELIVGRLDDLGILDNTIIFLAGDNGTPGYGKGKFESEVAPHVPFVVWGPGNVKSRGASPVMVDFSDIMPTLAELCGAEIPDDINGKSFAPYLLGKPFEPREWVFMQFNNARWLRNDRWLLDGYGRFYDCGDERDESTGYGALSQCEPLGANGPKDPDIGYQDVTESYDPEVVAARKRFEAILKDLPGPDYNDPETKAAWQKFRSWNKPVQLYQPDYL; this is encoded by the coding sequence ATGAAGAGCAAGCTGCTGCTGTTTCTTTTTTCCAGTGCTGTCGCACTGGGTGCAACCAAGCCGAACATTGTTTTTGTGCTGGCCGACGATGTGTCGGCGAAGGATTTACGCTGTTACAACGAGCATGGGATTAAACTGCCGACCATCGAGAAAATGGCGGAAGAGGGCGTGATGTTTCAAACGGCCTGGGCGGCGCCGGTCTGCGGGCCGTCGCGGGCGATTCTGCAGACCGGGAAATATCCGTTTAAGCAGGGTTACTTTGAAAACCATGTGGAGCCGAATATCCGGCTGTGGCGTAATCCCCGTCATCAGCTGGTTGGGCAGGTGTTGAAAAAGGCCGGTTACGTAAACGCATGGTACGGAAAGATTCATTTCGGCGGAACGCCGGTCAATTACGGGTTTGATGAATACTGCACGACGCAGTGGTGGGACGGCTACGACGGGCCGTTTCAGAGTCCGAAAAAGACAACCGCCGGAATGTATTCTGTTTCCTGGTACTGGCATCCGGGGCTGCTCGAGAACGGCAAAGGACTGCAAACCGGTTCGGAGGATTTCGGCCCGCAGATCGAAAGCGAGCGAATTCTCGATTTCATCACCCGCCATAAAGACAGGCCGTTTTTTGTGTACTGGCCGTCCAATCTGCCGCATATGGCGCATCAGGGTGGAACGCCGATGAACGGTAATTGGTTTTATCCTGACGTGCCGGTCTGCGATGCTTCCGGAAAACCGACCGGGAAGAAAGAGAAGGGAACCCTTGCTTCCAACATGCAGTTCCTCGATCGCAAGTTGGAGCTGATTGTCGGTCGGCTTGATGACCTCGGCATTCTGGACAATACCATCATTTTTCTGGCGGGCGACAATGGAACGCCGGGTTACGGGAAAGGGAAGTTCGAGTCCGAGGTGGCTCCGCACGTCCCGTTTGTTGTCTGGGGGCCGGGGAACGTCAAGTCCCGGGGCGCCAGTCCGGTGATGGTCGATTTTTCGGATATTATGCCGACCCTCGCGGAGCTGTGCGGAGCAGAGATCCCAGACGATATCAACGGAAAAAGTTTCGCGCCGTATCTTTTGGGGAAACCTTTTGAGCCGCGCGAGTGGGTGTTTATGCAGTTTAACAATGCGCGCTGGCTGAGAAATGATCGCTGGCTGCTGGACGGTTATGGCCGGTTCTATGACTGTGGTGACGAGCGGGATGAATCGACCGGGTACGGTGCGCTGTCCCAGTGCGAACCGCTCGGCGCCAATGGTCCCAAGGACCCGGATATCGGCTATCAGGATGTAACGGAATCGTATGATCCCGAAGTAGTCGCTGCCCGCAAAAGATTTGAAGCGATTCTGAAGGATCTTCCGGGGCCGGACTATAACGATCCTGAAACCAAAGCCGCCTGGCAGAAGTTTCGTTCGTGGAACAAGCCGGTTCAACTATATCAGCCTGATTATCTTTAG
- a CDS encoding glycoside hydrolase family 99-like domain-containing protein, with protein sequence MTRLFYWVLGLLCCCGCFAERPLVGAIRWDAWYGNGSDVNGAVEATLSPQRWQWRAPFFAEVISTNQIRIRGGADEIRKEIDFAADAGLDYWAFCIYEKNDNLSRALQLYLDAPNRSRINFCMNLQGGHFGSGGLEKAMARVPLYVDYMQRPEYQTVLGGRPLVYLLFPANLTQPFALQSESKAAQLIRALRDQAQAAGLKNPYIVFQDFNARDVEQYRKKYGADAIGAYAANTGWHDCTYAKYRNYVEHTFWPSYQEAGPEFVPLAANGFDMRPRIQTGVPWDPSAQTYDMRMYHDQPTPEEFAVHLKSSLEYVKRHPKQVPANTVLLYAWNEFDEGGWLCPTLEKGTARLDAIRKVLKP encoded by the coding sequence ATGACGCGTTTGTTTTATTGGGTTCTAGGGCTTTTATGCTGCTGCGGATGTTTTGCGGAACGCCCGCTGGTTGGTGCGATCCGATGGGATGCGTGGTATGGGAATGGCAGTGATGTGAACGGTGCCGTGGAGGCAACGCTTTCCCCGCAGCGCTGGCAGTGGCGCGCACCTTTCTTTGCGGAAGTGATTTCTACGAACCAGATTCGCATTCGCGGCGGCGCGGATGAAATCCGCAAAGAAATTGATTTTGCTGCGGATGCCGGTCTGGACTACTGGGCATTTTGCATTTATGAAAAAAACGATAATCTAAGCCGAGCCCTGCAGTTGTATCTGGATGCTCCGAACCGCAGCCGAATCAATTTCTGCATGAACCTGCAGGGCGGCCATTTCGGCAGCGGCGGGCTGGAAAAGGCAATGGCGCGGGTTCCGCTTTATGTTGACTATATGCAGCGCCCGGAATACCAGACTGTTCTCGGTGGCCGTCCGCTGGTTTATCTGCTCTTTCCCGCAAATTTAACCCAGCCGTTTGCTCTGCAAAGCGAGTCAAAGGCAGCGCAGCTGATTCGGGCTCTTCGCGATCAGGCGCAGGCCGCCGGGTTGAAGAATCCTTATATTGTGTTTCAGGATTTTAATGCCAGAGATGTTGAGCAATATCGTAAAAAATACGGGGCGGACGCCATTGGTGCCTATGCGGCCAATACCGGATGGCACGATTGCACATACGCGAAATACAGGAACTATGTGGAGCATACCTTTTGGCCTTCATATCAGGAGGCCGGGCCGGAGTTTGTTCCGCTGGCGGCCAATGGGTTTGATATGCGTCCGCGTATTCAGACCGGCGTGCCGTGGGATCCATCGGCCCAAACGTATGACATGCGAATGTATCATGATCAGCCGACGCCGGAGGAATTTGCGGTCCATCTGAAATCTTCTTTGGAATATGTAAAGCGCCACCCAAAGCAGGTTCCGGCCAATACCGTTTTGCTCTATGCCTGGAATGAATTTGATGAAGGCGGCTGGCTGTGTCCCACATTGGAAAAAGGAACTGCCCGGCTGGACGCAATCAGGAAGGTTTTGAAGCCATGA
- a CDS encoding glycosyltransferase WbsX family protein: MKPAEIAVYYFPNYHRDVRNETVHGPDWTEWELVRRAEPRFPGHRQPNLPAWGETDEADPRVMAQKIDAAADHGIDTFIFDWYWYNDGPFLQRGLDEGFLSAPNNDRLKFALMWANHDWLDIHPLKRSERPFEDAKVLYPGAVTPETFENVIDHCIKNYFRHPSYWRLDGCPYFSFYELTKLMEGFGSLEETRQLLDLFRAKVQAAGFNGLHLNAVVWDNPILPGETAPADAKAVVDALGFDSVTSYVWIHHYPSKKFPQVEYNTIRDAYFRYWDKADCEFDQPYYPNITMGWDSSPRTVQSDVFDERGYPFMYTIANNTPVNFQHALQMAKERVENSGVPHPFITVNAWNEWTEGSYLEPDLENGMGYLEAIRNVMRSVVAGDC, encoded by the coding sequence ATGAAACCTGCCGAGATCGCTGTCTATTATTTTCCGAACTATCATCGGGATGTAAGAAATGAAACTGTACACGGGCCGGACTGGACCGAGTGGGAGCTGGTTCGAAGAGCGGAGCCGCGCTTCCCCGGGCACCGGCAGCCGAACCTCCCGGCGTGGGGGGAAACCGATGAAGCGGATCCGCGTGTGATGGCGCAGAAGATTGATGCCGCCGCCGATCATGGAATCGATACCTTTATTTTTGATTGGTACTGGTACAACGACGGACCTTTCCTCCAGCGCGGACTTGACGAAGGATTCCTGAGTGCTCCCAACAACGACCGCTTAAAATTCGCCCTGATGTGGGCCAATCACGACTGGCTTGATATTCATCCTCTCAAGCGTTCTGAGCGACCGTTTGAGGACGCGAAGGTTCTTTATCCCGGCGCGGTGACTCCGGAAACCTTTGAAAATGTGATCGATCACTGCATTAAAAACTATTTTCGCCATCCGTCCTACTGGCGGCTCGATGGGTGTCCTTATTTTTCATTTTATGAGCTGACCAAGCTGATGGAAGGCTTCGGCAGCCTGGAGGAAACCCGGCAGCTGCTCGATCTCTTCCGCGCAAAGGTTCAGGCCGCCGGGTTCAACGGACTGCATCTCAATGCCGTTGTGTGGGATAATCCGATTCTTCCCGGGGAAACCGCTCCGGCGGACGCAAAAGCCGTTGTGGATGCACTCGGATTCGACAGTGTTACGTCTTATGTGTGGATACATCATTATCCCTCCAAAAAGTTTCCCCAGGTGGAATATAATACAATACGTGATGCCTATTTCAGGTATTGGGATAAAGCGGACTGCGAATTTGATCAGCCCTATTATCCCAATATAACCATGGGTTGGGATTCTTCGCCGCGTACGGTACAGTCCGATGTCTTTGATGAGCGGGGCTATCCGTTTATGTATACGATTGCGAATAACACGCCGGTGAATTTCCAGCATGCGCTGCAGATGGCAAAGGAGCGAGTGGAAAACAGCGGCGTGCCGCATCCGTTTATAACCGTCAATGCGTGGAACGAATGGACGGAAGGCAGCTATCTGGAGCCGGATCTGGAAAATGGAATGGGATATCTGGAGGCCATTCGAAATGTTATGCGATCTGTGGTCGCCGGGGATTGTTAA